CTCCATCTATCTCATATTAAGTGTTTGTTTAAGATTATCGACATTTCTTAAGAAAATCACGGACGTTAAAATTTCTGCCAAAATGAACTTTATTGgctaaaatacttttataaataaagtgTTAGTGAAGTATCATAATTAAGTGAATTGAAACACAATAAATAAGAAGagtattagaaaataaaatcatgctttatttttattataaaatgataaataataaaaataaaaacattatacGATTAAACATTATAGATGTGAATATGAGATGGAAAaagtgtttaatttaatttgatacaACCACTACAATGCTACATAGAGATCCATTGACGCTGATAATGAAAGTCTAATTGTACCTAATTATTTTTCCCCTCAAATTGTCATGCAATTGCAAAACTATGAAGTTAATAATAGCGTTTGGGTTcaccaattttttaatttaaagcaGAATAAGAGATATCCTTATTTTGGTACTCCCCTTGGTCACAATTTGGACCCATGTACAACAATAGTGGACTTTGTTGATATTCATTCAAGATGACACAAAACTAAAACTGACTAAATACTTTCATAAAGCCCTATCCATAATTCTCTTGATTCCTAATTTGTTCATTTGAAAGAACACATTATGTAGGAACAAGAAAATGGCCTTCATCTTGACTGTTCATCCAAAGTAAAGGTGTAGTAGCCATTGCAAGAATAACTACGAGTCCACACGCGAATTTATGCTTTGTCTTTTGAAGCGGCTTCTTCGTGAGAACAGTTTGTCGGTCATTTCTACTTTCAATAACCTCAGAAGGTCTTTGCATACCAACATCGCCAGGAAGGTCGTCGGTTGATGAGACTGACTCTTGTCTGCCTTCATATTCCACATCACTGCATGAACTTTCGTTCTCTTTGCTATCATCATACTTGACATGATTTGCAATACCATTATGGTCATATTTCGAATAAGATGATGGACTCCAATCAATGTTGCCTGCTGATAGACTCTTGAACCTTCTAATCGGTTTTTCAGAACAATCTGAATTCTCGTCGTTTGCATCTTGAAGAGACTGAATGAGCTTCCTTGGAGTGCTAAATATTTGAATGCTGTCAACATTGACATGCGGGCGAGATCTCTGAACACACAAAAGGATACATAAGCTTAGCAAATCATGAAGTTTCGTATAATCCTCTAAAAAATTGGCATGAAATCAGAACTGATCTCTGAGCACACAAAAGGATACATAAGCTTCGCAAATCATTACGTTTCATATAATCTCTAAAAAATTGGCATGAAATCAGAACTGATTTATGCTAATGAAAAGCTTGTGCTATGTAATAATGCATTCAAGTGCTGATCTATTTGGTCTACGTTTTAGACTAAATAGATCAGcactttttcttataaataggaACGGAGggagtatataaataaaaactagagtATATGAAATGTGTATAATTATTTCGAGTATTACTGGTTCTCTTTCCATTGAGCTTATTTCAAAAGTACTGCAACAAAACAATGATAATTCATAATAAAAGAAGTAAAATGTATAAACAATTCATTAATAGGAAACATAAATCAAAGTAATAGAAAATGAAACTAGGAATATTTAACAAGGGTAATAAATGTGACAAGCAGATTATATAGAACATGCAACTTTGTTCCCAAAATTATTAACTTTAATAGAATAGGACAAATGTTTGAGACACTTACTAGGGGACTTGAATTGGTACTTCTGGACATTCCATCCCTAGGAGTTCTGAGGTTGAAACCAGCAAATTCCTCAGTTAAATCTCCCCCTCCATTAGAAAACTTGTGATTCATAGTGTTCTCCAACAAGCCATTAGGAACCTCTCCACTTGAGAACAAACCATTCTTGAGAGACACGTCAACACCTCCATTTTCATGACTCCAAAGCTTCCTATTAACACTTCTTCGTGAATAGTTCCAATTACGAGAAGGCTGGNNNNNNNNNNNNNNNNNNNNNNNNNNNNNNNNNNNNNNNNNNNAAGGTACATGACTCCGGTGAATTAGATGTGGGAGTATGGTCTCCATTCCCCGACGAACTATCTCCCTCCATATAGTCTCTCCTACTAAAATTTGAGCCTGGTACCGAGGCAGGACTCTTGAAACATCTCAATTTTTTGTCGTTGGCGACTTTCTTAGCTGTTTGCAAGGCTTCAAGTGCAGCACCTTTGACATACGCCATTTTGTCAAATTGGCACTTCTCCATCGCTTCAATTACCTGTTCGACCTCTGAGAAAATACTCCGTGGATCTAAACATTTCATCAAGAAGTTCACCATTTGAATAGCCGCAAACTGCTTATGAGAACTCCCGTCTGAAACCTCTCCACCAGCATTTAGTATCCGCAGCCCAGATTGTATGAGCAATCTAGCATATGCTTCAACAATCAAAGCATTACGCTTCGCTAAGGACATAACCAAATCCATATGCAAATTCGTCTGAGTAGAATTTCCCTCTAATGCCACAGCAACATTTTGACAAACCCTATTAACCATCTCATCAGAAGCAAATCGCCAATTATCCGAATCCACAAGAGCCTTCAAACAAAGGGCTGTACCACAACTCAAACTCTCCTGAGAACTCGTGAGGTAATCAGAAAGAGGCTTACAAATAGAATGAATTATATTCCTCTTATTCTCTTCGGGAGTAGTAGGTTCAATTCCATATCTTGCTACAGCTGGAACAACCTTGGAACAAGCCCGTTGAAGAGGGAAAGACCCTGCACTTGAAGCTAAAGTCTGAACTATTGACTGCATAATACTATCAATCATTGGAACAATTTTGACTCCATGAACCCTGGCAAGAACTTCATACAACGAAATCGTGAATTCTCCGGATAAAGTACCAGCTTCCTTCGTCTCGGAAACTTGAGCAAGAAAGATAGGAATTGTCCCAGAGTCCAAATCTTTCACATAAGACTTCAATGCTCTCATTGCAGACTTGCGACTATCGGCATCTTTGTCAAGA
This region of Cicer arietinum cultivar CDC Frontier isolate Library 1 chromosome 8, Cicar.CDCFrontier_v2.0, whole genome shotgun sequence genomic DNA includes:
- the LOC101489589 gene encoding protein SINE1-like; this translates as MRRNLSPVLKRELENLDKDADSRKSAMRALKSYVKDLDSGTIPIFLAQVSETKEAGTLSGEFTISLYEVLARVHGVKIVPMIDSIMQSIVQTLASSAGSFPLQRACSKVVPAVARYGIEPTTPEENKRNIIHSICKPLSDYLTSSQESLSCGTALCLKALVDSDNWRFASDEMVNRVCQNVAVALEGNSTQTNLHMDLVMSLAKRNALIVEAYARLLIQSGLRILNAGGEVSDGSSHKQFAAIQMVNFLMKCLDPRSIFSEVEQVIEAMEKCQFDKMAYVKGAALEALQTAKKVANDKKLRCFKSPASVPGSNFSRRDYMEGDSSSGNGDHTPTSNSPESCTSRNWNYSRRSVNRKLWSHENGGVDVSLKNGLFSSGEVPNGLLENTMNHKFSNGGGDLTEEFAGFNLRTPRDGMSRSTNSSPLRSRPHVNVDSIQIFSTPRKLIQSLQDANDENSDCSEKPIRRFKSLSAGNIDWSPSSYSKYDHNGIANHVKYDDSKENESSCSDVEYEGRQESVSSTDDLPGDVGMQRPSEVIESRNDRQTVLTKKPLQKTKHKFACGLVVILAMATTPLLWMNSQDEGHFLVPT